In one Winogradskyella sp. MH6 genomic region, the following are encoded:
- a CDS encoding HAD family hydrolase: MLKAVLFDMDGVIVDTEPLHRKAYHQMFDDVNINVDEDLYASFTGQSTINICKRLVDHFNLNETPEELVSLKRKHYKIFFENDDLELIDGVLDRIQDYHSNDVKLVVASSASMLGIKQIFERFDLNQYFSAKFSGADLKKSKPHPEIFIKAAESTGFSKSECLVIEDSTNGIKAAHSAGIYCVGFKSPHSSHQDYSLANKIITSFEEISYSEIANII; the protein is encoded by the coding sequence ATGTTAAAAGCTGTGCTGTTTGATATGGATGGAGTTATTGTAGATACAGAGCCATTGCACCGAAAAGCCTACCATCAAATGTTTGATGATGTTAATATTAACGTAGATGAAGATTTGTATGCTTCTTTTACAGGGCAGTCCACAATTAATATTTGTAAGCGATTGGTAGATCACTTCAATTTAAATGAAACACCAGAAGAATTAGTAAGTTTAAAGCGTAAGCATTATAAAATCTTTTTTGAAAATGATGATTTAGAGCTTATTGATGGTGTGTTAGATAGAATACAGGATTATCATAGCAATGATGTAAAGTTGGTTGTAGCATCTTCGGCTTCAATGCTAGGTATTAAACAGATTTTTGAACGCTTTGACCTTAATCAGTATTTCAGTGCAAAATTTAGTGGAGCAGATTTAAAAAAATCAAAACCACATCCAGAAATTTTTATTAAAGCAGCCGAATCTACAGGCTTTAGTAAGTCTGAGTGTTTGGTAATTGAAGATTCAACCAACGGAATAAAAGCAGCACATTCTGCTGGTATTTATTGTGTGGGTTTTAAAAGTCCACATTCATCACATCAAGATTACTCTTTGGCCAACAAGATTATAACTAGTTTTGAGGAAATCAGTTATAGTGAAATTGCGAATATCATTTAG
- the acs gene encoding acetate--CoA ligase: MSNYHIKHFEEYFQVYRKSVRNPEAFWEEIAEEHFVWRKKWDNVLSWDFKKPEIKWFEGAKLNITENCIDRHLHTRGDKTAILFEPNDPNEPAEHITYKQLHERVCKFANVLLDKGIKKGDRVCIYLPMIPELAISVLACARIGAVHSVVFAGFSATALSTRINDCDAKMVITSDGSYRGSKTIDLKGIVDEALEDCPGVESVLVAKRINSEINMKEGRDEWLQPLLDEAYNDLTATVMDAEDPLFILYTSGSTGMPKGMLHTTGGYMVYSAYTFKNVFQYREDDVYWCTADIGWITGHSYIVYGPLCNGATTVMFEGVPSYPDFGRFWDIVEKHKVNQFYTAPTAIRALAKHGTELVDKYDLSSLKVLGSVGEPINEEAWHWYNDNVGKKKSPIVDTWWQTETGGIMITPIPFSTPTKPTYATLPFIGIQPALMNEEGKEIKGNQVDGRLCIKFPWPSMARTIWGNHQRYKDTYFSAFEDMYFTGDGALRDEVGYYRITGRVDDVIIVSGHNLGTAPIEDAINEHQAVAESAIVGFPHDVKGNALYGYITLKDTGESRNHENVRKEINQLITDRIGPIAKLDKIQFTTGLPKTRSGKIMRRILRKIASNDTSNLGDTSTLLNPEVVQEIMDNVL; encoded by the coding sequence ATGAGTAATTATCATATTAAACACTTTGAAGAGTATTTTCAAGTTTATAGAAAGTCTGTAAGAAATCCAGAGGCCTTTTGGGAAGAAATCGCTGAAGAGCACTTTGTGTGGCGAAAAAAATGGGACAATGTATTGAGTTGGGATTTTAAAAAACCAGAAATAAAATGGTTTGAAGGTGCAAAGTTGAATATTACAGAAAACTGTATCGATAGACATTTGCATACAAGGGGAGATAAAACAGCAATTTTGTTTGAGCCCAATGATCCTAATGAGCCGGCAGAACACATTACTTACAAGCAATTACACGAACGCGTCTGTAAGTTTGCTAATGTATTATTAGACAAGGGTATAAAAAAAGGGGATCGTGTATGTATTTATTTACCAATGATACCAGAATTAGCAATTTCTGTATTGGCATGTGCTCGTATTGGAGCAGTACACTCGGTTGTTTTTGCAGGATTTTCAGCTACAGCATTATCAACACGTATAAATGACTGTGATGCAAAAATGGTGATAACATCAGATGGATCGTACAGAGGTTCAAAAACTATAGATTTAAAAGGTATTGTAGATGAAGCTTTAGAAGATTGTCCAGGAGTAGAAAGTGTTTTGGTGGCTAAGCGCATCAATTCAGAAATAAATATGAAAGAAGGACGCGATGAGTGGTTACAACCATTGCTAGATGAAGCATATAACGATTTAACAGCAACTGTTATGGATGCTGAAGATCCATTGTTCATTCTGTATACATCAGGTTCTACAGGTATGCCAAAAGGTATGTTGCATACCACTGGAGGATATATGGTGTATTCTGCTTACACGTTCAAAAATGTGTTTCAATATCGCGAAGATGATGTGTATTGGTGTACGGCTGATATAGGTTGGATTACGGGACACAGCTACATTGTTTACGGACCATTATGTAATGGTGCAACAACCGTAATGTTTGAAGGTGTACCAAGTTATCCAGATTTTGGACGTTTTTGGGATATTGTAGAAAAACATAAAGTAAACCAATTTTACACCGCACCAACAGCAATTAGAGCGTTAGCAAAACACGGTACTGAACTGGTTGATAAATACGATCTATCATCATTAAAAGTACTAGGTTCAGTTGGTGAGCCAATTAATGAAGAAGCTTGGCACTGGTACAATGATAATGTTGGTAAAAAGAAAAGCCCTATTGTGGATACATGGTGGCAAACCGAAACAGGTGGAATTATGATTACACCAATTCCATTCTCAACACCAACAAAACCAACCTATGCAACTTTGCCTTTTATAGGAATTCAACCTGCATTAATGAATGAAGAAGGCAAGGAAATAAAAGGCAACCAAGTTGATGGTAGACTTTGTATAAAATTCCCTTGGCCATCTATGGCAAGAACCATTTGGGGAAATCATCAACGTTATAAGGATACTTATTTTTCTGCGTTTGAAGACATGTATTTTACAGGTGATGGTGCGCTTAGAGATGAAGTAGGTTATTACAGAATTACAGGAAGAGTAGATGATGTTATCATCGTGTCTGGCCATAACTTAGGTACAGCACCAATTGAGGATGCTATTAATGAGCATCAGGCAGTAGCAGAATCTGCTATTGTTGGTTTCCCTCACGACGTTAAAGGAAATGCACTTTATGGTTATATAACCTTAAAAGATACAGGTGAAAGTAGAAATCATGAAAACGTAAGAAAGGAAATTAATCAATTAATAACAGATCGTATTGGTCCTATTGCTAAGTTGGATAAAATTCAGTTTACAACAGGATTGCCTAAAACACGATCTGGCAAGATTATGCGACGTATCTTAAGAAAAATTGCGTCTAATGATACTAGTAATCTTGGTGATACAAGTACATTGCTAAATCCAGAAGTTGTTCAAGAGATTATGGATAATGTATTGTAA
- a CDS encoding acetate--CoA ligase produces the protein MNYQEIYKESINHPKSFWKKQAEQLEWYKQPTDILGADEYSYPQWFQDGTLNLSYLCIDKHIKDGFGDQNAIIYDSPVTDRKQHITFNELHKEVSKLAGGLQSLGLQKGDTCVIYMPMIPQALFAMLACARLGVIHSVVFGGFAPHELAIRIDDCKPKAIITASNGVEIKRIIPYKPFVDEAISLAEHKPDHVVVFDRELGVEIPYHERDVDYTKLVSKSEVIEPVEVESNHPSYILYTSGTTGKPKGIIRDTGGYATALKFSMKYIYGVEEGDVYWAASDVGWVVGHSYIVYGPLLNRNTTILFEGKPIKTPDASTFWRVISEHKVKVMFTAPTAIRAIKKEDPNGDFIKKYDLSSLKFQFLAGERCDVATLRWTEQHLHVPVIDHWWQTESGWPMLANMAGVELMEVKPGSASLPVCGYDIQVLNEEGKEVAAGVEGYVAVKLPLPPGTLLNLWGNPERFKNGYLSKFPGYYFSGDGGYKDEDGYVFITGRVDDIINVAGHRLSTAEMEEIVASHKSVAECAVFGVHCDIKGQKPLGLIVLKSGEHADESDISKEIIQDVRHEIGAVAAFKDVFVVKRLPKTRSGKILRKLLRHISDDLEYNVPSTIDDVAIISEIESVYKKNQIGIHKNI, from the coding sequence ATGAACTATCAAGAGATATATAAAGAAAGTATAAATCACCCTAAATCCTTCTGGAAAAAACAGGCAGAACAACTAGAGTGGTATAAGCAGCCAACTGATATTTTGGGTGCTGATGAATATAGTTATCCACAATGGTTTCAAGATGGAACGCTCAATCTAAGCTACTTGTGTATAGATAAGCATATAAAGGATGGTTTTGGAGATCAAAATGCTATCATATATGATTCGCCTGTAACCGACAGAAAACAGCACATAACTTTTAACGAACTGCACAAAGAAGTCTCTAAATTGGCAGGTGGTTTGCAATCACTAGGTTTGCAAAAAGGAGATACCTGTGTTATATATATGCCAATGATTCCACAAGCCTTATTTGCTATGTTGGCATGTGCGCGTTTGGGAGTAATTCATTCCGTAGTTTTTGGTGGTTTTGCACCTCACGAATTAGCAATACGAATAGACGATTGTAAACCAAAAGCTATCATTACAGCATCAAATGGAGTAGAGATAAAACGTATTATTCCGTACAAACCATTTGTAGATGAAGCTATTTCTCTGGCAGAACACAAACCAGACCATGTTGTTGTTTTTGATAGGGAATTAGGTGTTGAAATTCCATATCACGAAAGAGATGTAGACTATACTAAATTAGTTTCAAAATCAGAAGTAATAGAGCCAGTGGAGGTAGAATCTAATCATCCATCATATATACTCTATACTTCTGGAACAACAGGAAAACCAAAAGGGATTATCAGAGATACAGGTGGTTATGCGACTGCGCTTAAATTCTCAATGAAGTATATTTATGGTGTCGAAGAAGGAGATGTGTACTGGGCTGCAAGTGATGTGGGTTGGGTAGTTGGCCATAGTTATATTGTTTATGGGCCTTTGCTTAATAGAAATACCACTATTTTATTTGAAGGAAAACCAATTAAAACACCAGATGCTTCAACGTTTTGGCGCGTCATTAGTGAGCATAAGGTAAAAGTAATGTTTACAGCGCCTACAGCAATTAGAGCCATAAAAAAAGAAGATCCTAATGGAGATTTTATTAAAAAATACGATTTAAGTTCTCTTAAATTTCAATTCCTCGCAGGAGAACGTTGTGACGTCGCAACTTTACGTTGGACAGAGCAACACTTGCATGTTCCGGTAATTGATCATTGGTGGCAGACCGAAAGTGGTTGGCCAATGTTGGCTAATATGGCAGGAGTAGAGCTCATGGAAGTAAAACCAGGCTCAGCGTCATTACCAGTTTGTGGTTATGATATTCAGGTATTAAATGAGGAAGGAAAAGAAGTAGCGGCAGGAGTAGAAGGCTATGTAGCAGTAAAACTCCCATTACCTCCGGGAACACTCTTAAATCTTTGGGGAAATCCAGAGCGATTTAAAAACGGTTATCTTAGTAAGTTTCCAGGTTATTATTTTTCGGGTGATGGAGGCTATAAAGATGAAGATGGTTATGTCTTTATTACAGGTCGTGTAGATGACATTATTAATGTCGCAGGCCATCGTTTGTCTACAGCAGAAATGGAAGAGATTGTAGCATCTCACAAATCGGTGGCAGAATGTGCTGTTTTTGGAGTGCATTGCGATATTAAAGGGCAAAAACCTTTAGGACTTATCGTTTTAAAGTCTGGAGAGCATGCTGATGAAAGCGATATTTCAAAAGAAATCATTCAAGATGTTCGCCACGAAATAGGTGCGGTAGCTGCATTTAAAGATGTCTTTGTGGTAAAGCGTTTGCCAAAAACAAGATCTGGGAAAATTCTTCGTAAATTGTTGAGACATATTTCAGACGATTTAGAGTACAATGTGCCATCAACTATAGATGATGTTGCAATAATTTCAGAAATAGAATCAGTTTATAAAAAAAATCAAATAGGAATACATAAAAATATATAA
- a CDS encoding response regulator transcription factor: MKKIVIVDDEPNIVMTLEYTFKKHDFEVYIARDGSEALEILQSVIPDVIMLDVMMPKVDGYQTLKLIKENDQLKDTKVVFLTAKNKASDIEKGLKLGADKYLTKPFSVKKIVSEINELIA; the protein is encoded by the coding sequence ATGAAGAAAATTGTTATCGTCGATGACGAACCAAATATTGTAATGACATTAGAATACACTTTTAAAAAACACGATTTTGAAGTGTATATAGCAAGAGATGGAAGCGAAGCTTTAGAAATCTTACAAAGTGTAATTCCAGATGTTATTATGTTAGATGTTATGATGCCAAAAGTAGATGGATATCAAACACTTAAGTTAATTAAAGAAAATGACCAGTTAAAAGATACCAAAGTAGTGTTTTTAACTGCAAAAAATAAAGCTTCAGATATTGAAAAAGGCTTAAAACTTGGAGCAGATAAATATTTAACAAAGCCCTTTTCAGTAAAAAAAATAGTTTCAGAAATTAATGAGCTCATAGCTTAG
- a CDS encoding sensor histidine kinase → MSNYVLFFIIVTYLAALFFIAYIAEKNSKSKWVNNSVVYTLSLAVYCTAWTYYGSIGIAANSGVDFLPIYLGPVIAAPLWIVLMRKIVRISKQHKISSIADFISLRYGNHRFLGALVTIVCLLAIVPYISLQLKAVSETFQILSDDTSYVSTSVYDDSTFYIALLLAVFATFFGTQTTDASEKHKGIVVSVAFESILKLVFFLFVGVYVTYILFDGTEDIYAKMSTADNFESLTTINGFEGGFNWLYTIMLSFMAIFLLPRQFQVSVVENVREKHLKNAIWMFPLYLLFFNVFVIFVAWAGNLTIGNTGQAEYYALLLPLQNGNNFIAVLVFLGGFSAVISMVVVATLALSTMVSNNLVIPYGFLDYFIKSHPERNAKYIKNIRRISIFLIIISAYAFYVNFSFELSLYSIGLMAFVIISQLAPSFFIGLFWNRGSSNATIIGIVAGIAVVFYTLILPFSLHALNGSDDLVQYGLAGIEVLKPHALFGIDFLSPPAHAFFWSMLVNIFCYMTFSVIKKGNYRERNYAEMFVDSKNYTDLQDGALVWKGEAYVADIKKVLVKFLGDDRTERALNLFFRKYDLPLDTQMADARLINFSEKLLTGSIGSASAKILISSVVKEDEVSLVEVLKILEESKETIARNKLLREKSNELTKLTNQLKDANEELIEKDKQKDEFLDTVAHELKTPITGIRATTELLMDDDDDMPSEIKTQFLKNMLQDSDRLSRLIHNILDFEKLSKGRTQLNINKYNIRNTIQKTIDSLKHIADKKQVKIVCSNKSDLNAEYDEDRIVQVLTNLISNAIKFCDVKKGEIIVDYKFDLGYLEVSIKDNGKGVPEQDLPYIFNKFYQSKNQNIQKPEGSGLGLAICKQIVENHNGKIWAKNNQKSGATFGFKLPFK, encoded by the coding sequence ATGAGTAACTACGTTTTATTTTTTATAATAGTAACCTATTTGGCGGCTTTGTTTTTCATTGCGTATATAGCAGAGAAAAATTCTAAGAGCAAATGGGTAAATAATTCTGTGGTTTATACCTTGTCTTTAGCAGTATATTGTACAGCATGGACCTACTATGGTAGTATAGGTATTGCAGCCAATTCAGGTGTAGACTTTTTGCCAATTTATTTAGGGCCTGTGATTGCAGCACCACTCTGGATAGTCTTAATGCGAAAAATTGTAAGGATATCTAAGCAGCATAAGATTAGTTCTATTGCAGATTTTATTTCGCTACGTTATGGTAATCATAGATTTTTAGGTGCGTTGGTAACAATAGTATGTCTATTGGCAATTGTGCCTTATATTTCACTGCAACTTAAGGCTGTTTCAGAAACATTTCAAATTTTATCAGATGATACGAGTTATGTGTCAACGTCTGTTTATGACGACTCAACCTTTTATATTGCTTTACTATTAGCGGTTTTTGCAACTTTTTTCGGAACACAAACAACAGATGCTTCAGAAAAGCATAAAGGTATAGTGGTGTCTGTGGCTTTTGAATCTATTCTAAAACTGGTTTTCTTTTTGTTTGTTGGTGTATATGTAACCTACATTTTGTTTGATGGTACAGAAGATATTTATGCTAAAATGTCTACAGCCGATAATTTTGAATCGTTAACAACAATCAATGGTTTTGAAGGTGGTTTCAATTGGTTGTATACTATTATGTTGTCTTTTATGGCTATATTTTTATTGCCGAGACAATTTCAAGTTTCTGTGGTTGAAAATGTGAGAGAAAAGCATTTAAAAAATGCTATTTGGATGTTTCCATTATATCTTCTCTTCTTTAATGTTTTTGTAATTTTTGTTGCTTGGGCGGGCAATTTAACGATAGGTAATACAGGTCAAGCGGAGTATTATGCATTGCTATTGCCATTACAAAACGGTAATAATTTTATAGCAGTTTTGGTGTTTTTAGGAGGTTTTTCGGCAGTAATTTCAATGGTTGTTGTGGCGACATTAGCATTATCTACAATGGTGAGTAACAACCTGGTAATACCTTATGGCTTTTTAGATTATTTCATAAAAAGTCATCCTGAACGAAATGCTAAATACATTAAAAACATCAGACGTATTTCAATTTTCTTAATCATTATTAGTGCCTATGCATTTTATGTTAATTTTTCTTTTGAATTATCATTGTATTCTATTGGTTTAATGGCGTTTGTAATAATATCTCAACTGGCTCCATCTTTTTTTATTGGCTTGTTTTGGAATAGAGGTTCATCAAACGCAACCATAATTGGAATAGTCGCAGGTATTGCAGTGGTATTTTATACATTAATCTTACCTTTTTCTCTGCATGCCTTAAATGGTTCAGATGATTTGGTGCAATATGGTTTAGCTGGTATTGAGGTTTTAAAACCTCATGCTTTGTTTGGTATAGATTTCTTAAGTCCGCCAGCACATGCGTTTTTCTGGAGTATGTTGGTAAATATCTTTTGTTACATGACATTTTCTGTGATTAAAAAAGGGAATTACAGAGAGCGTAACTATGCAGAGATGTTTGTGGACAGCAAAAACTATACAGATTTGCAAGACGGAGCATTAGTTTGGAAAGGAGAGGCTTACGTTGCAGATATCAAGAAGGTTTTGGTTAAGTTTTTAGGAGATGATAGAACAGAGCGTGCGTTAAATCTTTTCTTTAGAAAATATGATTTACCATTAGACACACAAATGGCAGATGCAAGGTTGATTAACTTTTCTGAAAAATTGTTGACAGGAAGTATAGGTAGCGCTTCGGCTAAAATATTGATATCAAGTGTGGTAAAAGAAGATGAAGTAAGTTTGGTAGAAGTACTTAAGATTCTCGAAGAATCTAAAGAAACCATAGCCAGAAATAAATTACTCAGAGAAAAATCTAACGAACTCACAAAGCTTACTAATCAACTTAAGGATGCTAATGAAGAACTTATTGAAAAAGACAAGCAGAAAGATGAATTTCTAGATACAGTTGCGCACGAGTTAAAAACACCTATTACAGGTATAAGAGCAACAACGGAATTATTAATGGATGATGACGATGATATGCCTTCAGAAATAAAAACACAATTTCTAAAAAATATGCTTCAGGATAGCGATAGATTATCAAGACTGATACATAATATTTTAGATTTTGAAAAACTCTCTAAAGGACGTACACAGCTTAATATCAATAAGTACAATATTAGAAATACAATTCAAAAAACCATTGATAGTCTAAAACATATAGCAGATAAGAAGCAGGTAAAAATAGTTTGTTCAAATAAAAGTGATCTTAATGCGGAATACGATGAAGATCGTATTGTACAGGTATTAACGAATCTTATTTCTAATGCCATAAAATTTTGTGATGTTAAAAAAGGTGAGATTATAGTAGATTATAAATTTGATTTAGGATATTTGGAGGTAAGTATAAAGGATAATGGTAAAGGTGTGCCAGAGCAAGATTTACCATATATTTTTAATAAATTTTATCAATCAAAAAATCAAAATATCCAAAAACCAGAAGGAAGTGGTTTAGGTTTAGCAATTTGCAAACAAATAGTAGAAAACCACAATGGAAAAATCTGGGCAAAAAACAATCAAAAAAGTGGTGCAACCTTTGGTTTTAAGCTACCTTTTAAGTAA
- a CDS encoding sodium:solute symporter family protein, translating into MSVQTWTWILVGITFALYFGIAIWARAGSTKDFYVAGGGVSPLANGMATAADWMSAASFISMAGLISFMGYDGSVFLMGWTGGYVLLALLLAPYLRKFGKFTVPDFIGDRYYSNTARTVAVICALIVSFTYVAGQMRGVGIVFSQFLQVDINLGVIIGMAIVLVFAFLGGMKGITYTQVAQYCVLIFAFMVPAFFISMQMTGNIIPQLGMGGSVEGGEFLLDKLDKLHTQLGFNEYTSGTKSTWDVFAITLALMVGTAGLPHVIVRFFTVPKVKDARKSAGLALLFIAILYTTAPAIAVFARTNLIETVSNTEYNEVPQWFKNWEDTGLIAWSDKNGDGKIQYVAGNALDGKPKYTGEATDTSARGAFGERMVSNANAEENELYVDRDIMVLANPEIANLPNWVIALVAAGGLAAALSTAAGLLLVISTSISHDLIKKQIKPDISEKGELMAARIAILVAIIIAGLFGIYPPGFVAAVVALAFGLAAASFFPAIILGIFDKRMNRQGAVAGMIVGIVLMLYYMIVYKTGLIGVMDPRPSSEWWFGTSPEGFGTVAMLVNVVVSVVVSRLTPAPPQHVQEIVENIRIPSGAGEAQSH; encoded by the coding sequence ATGAGTGTACAAACTTGGACATGGATATTAGTAGGAATCACATTCGCACTATATTTCGGAATTGCAATTTGGGCTAGAGCTGGCTCAACAAAAGATTTTTATGTTGCTGGTGGTGGTGTATCACCACTTGCAAATGGTATGGCAACAGCTGCAGACTGGATGTCTGCCGCATCATTCATCTCAATGGCAGGACTTATTTCATTTATGGGATATGATGGTTCTGTGTTTTTAATGGGATGGACAGGTGGCTATGTGTTATTAGCACTACTTTTGGCACCTTATCTTAGGAAATTTGGAAAATTTACGGTGCCAGATTTTATAGGTGATCGTTATTATTCTAATACTGCGAGAACAGTAGCTGTAATATGTGCTTTAATTGTATCATTTACTTATGTAGCTGGACAAATGCGTGGTGTAGGTATTGTGTTTTCGCAATTCTTACAAGTAGATATTAACCTTGGAGTTATCATAGGGATGGCAATTGTTTTGGTATTTGCTTTCTTAGGAGGTATGAAGGGGATTACCTATACGCAAGTTGCTCAATATTGTGTATTGATTTTTGCTTTTATGGTGCCAGCATTTTTCATTTCAATGCAGATGACAGGAAATATCATTCCACAATTAGGAATGGGAGGATCAGTAGAAGGAGGAGAATTTCTTTTAGATAAATTAGATAAATTACACACACAATTAGGGTTTAATGAATATACAAGCGGAACAAAATCAACTTGGGATGTGTTTGCTATTACATTGGCTCTTATGGTTGGTACAGCTGGTTTACCTCATGTAATCGTACGTTTCTTTACAGTACCTAAAGTAAAAGATGCTCGTAAATCTGCAGGTTTAGCGTTATTGTTCATAGCTATTCTTTATACAACTGCACCAGCTATTGCTGTTTTTGCAAGAACTAACTTAATCGAAACAGTAAGTAATACCGAATACAATGAAGTTCCTCAATGGTTTAAAAATTGGGAAGACACTGGCTTAATAGCTTGGTCTGATAAAAATGGTGACGGTAAAATTCAATATGTAGCAGGTAATGCCTTAGACGGAAAGCCTAAATATACAGGTGAAGCTACTGATACTAGTGCTAGAGGAGCATTTGGGGAACGTATGGTCTCTAATGCAAATGCAGAAGAAAATGAGCTTTACGTAGATAGAGATATTATGGTGTTGGCAAACCCTGAAATAGCAAACCTCCCTAATTGGGTAATAGCACTTGTTGCTGCTGGTGGATTAGCCGCTGCACTTTCTACAGCGGCAGGTTTATTGCTGGTAATTTCTACATCAATTTCTCATGATTTGATTAAAAAGCAAATTAAACCAGATATTTCTGAGAAGGGTGAGTTAATGGCTGCTCGTATAGCTATTCTTGTAGCGATTATAATTGCTGGTCTTTTTGGAATTTATCCGCCGGGATTTGTAGCTGCGGTAGTCGCCTTAGCCTTTGGTTTGGCTGCTGCTTCATTCTTCCCAGCGATTATACTAGGAATCTTTGATAAACGTATGAATAGACAAGGAGCTGTAGCAGGTATGATTGTAGGTATAGTTTTAATGCTTTATTATATGATTGTATACAAAACAGGATTAATTGGAGTAATGGATCCAAGACCATCAAGCGAATGGTGGTTTGGTACTTCACCAGAAGGTTTTGGTACTGTTGCTATGCTTGTTAATGTTGTTGTATCGGTTGTAGTGTCTCGTTTAACGCCTGCGCCACCACAACACGTACAAGAAATTGTAGAAAACATTAGAATACCTTCAGGTGCAGGTGAAGCACAGAGTCATTAA
- a CDS encoding DUF4212 domain-containing protein, which translates to MTEKQKNASAYWKENVKYLSILLVIWFLVSYGCGILFKDALNEIKLGGFKLGFWFAQQGSIYVFVILIFVYVRIMNKLDKKYGYDE; encoded by the coding sequence ATGACAGAAAAACAAAAAAACGCATCGGCTTATTGGAAGGAAAATGTAAAATACCTTTCAATATTACTGGTTATTTGGTTCTTGGTTTCTTATGGCTGTGGAATCTTATTTAAAGATGCTTTAAACGAAATAAAGCTTGGTGGGTTTAAGCTAGGCTTTTGGTTTGCTCAGCAAGGATCAATATATGTGTTCGTAATATTAATTTTTGTGTACGTACGCATAATGAATAAACTAGATAAAAAATACGGTTACGACGAATAG
- a CDS encoding IS1/IS1595 family N-terminal zinc-binding domain-containing protein, giving the protein MKIDLCPNCGSDSYVKSGIVNDRQRYRCKSCNYYFTVNKLGKKIDDYYVNKALQLYLEGLTYREIERILGISHVSIMNWVKKYNIKRPYNSKYHPTYKILNAQELATFFSNAKNLSGAGALVTELGDKFMLIKWERFRD; this is encoded by the coding sequence ATGAAAATTGACCTGTGTCCTAATTGTGGTTCTGATAGTTACGTAAAAAGTGGAATTGTAAACGACAGACAGCGCTATAGATGTAAATCCTGTAACTATTATTTTACAGTCAATAAGTTAGGTAAAAAAATAGATGACTATTACGTTAATAAGGCTTTACAGTTATACTTAGAAGGATTAACCTATCGTGAAATTGAGCGTATATTAGGAATCTCACACGTTAGTATTATGAATTGGGTTAAGAAATACAATATTAAACGACCGTACAATTCAAAGTATCATCCTACTTACAAAATTCTCAACGCTCAAGAGCTTGCTACATTCTTCTCAAATGCTAAAAATTTGTCTGGTGCAGGTGCATTAGTAACTGAGCTAGGAGATAAATTCATGCTCATAAAATGGGAGCGTTTCAGAGATTAG
- a CDS encoding DUF779 domain-containing protein, with the protein MKRVEITENAKKVVRQLKEKHGELIFHQSGGCCDGSAPMIFEKDDMYLDESDIFLGEVEGVPFYMNQDQFEYWKHTHLTIDTTEGRGASFSLEIPLGLRFIIHSRILTEEEDSYFNPKSS; encoded by the coding sequence ATGAAACGTGTAGAGATTACAGAAAATGCCAAAAAAGTTGTCAGACAATTAAAAGAAAAGCATGGAGAGTTAATTTTTCATCAAAGTGGAGGTTGTTGTGATGGTTCAGCACCCATGATTTTTGAAAAAGATGATATGTACTTGGATGAGAGTGACATTTTTCTAGGAGAAGTAGAAGGTGTTCCGTTTTATATGAACCAAGATCAATTTGAGTACTGGAAACATACACACCTTACTATAGATACAACTGAAGGAAGAGGAGCAAGTTTCTCGCTAGAGATTCCTTTGGGATTACGATTTATTATTCATTCTAGAATTTTAACTGAAGAAGAGGATTCTTATTTCAATCCAAAGTCTAGCTAA